The following are encoded in a window of Salinibacter ruber DSM 13855 genomic DNA:
- a CDS encoding septal ring lytic transglycosylase RlpA family protein: MRDAWAGPRWALLLLCGVLAGCGSTQHVGEQGLPDAQGIASYYADKFVGRTTANGEIYDHQGLTAAHRSLPFGTRVRTTRIDAPAQPSVVVRINDRGPFKDGRIIDLSKAAAGRLNMLRDGLAEVRLEIVSYPSGPASTTAGPSGEEPSGPESSSAGW, encoded by the coding sequence GTGAGGGACGCATGGGCTGGGCCCCGCTGGGCCTTGCTTCTGCTGTGCGGGGTGCTGGCAGGGTGTGGCTCAACGCAGCACGTGGGGGAGCAGGGGCTTCCCGACGCGCAGGGAATTGCCAGCTACTACGCAGATAAGTTCGTGGGCCGAACGACGGCCAACGGAGAGATTTACGACCACCAAGGGCTTACGGCCGCCCACCGCAGCCTGCCGTTCGGGACGCGGGTCCGCACCACCCGCATTGACGCGCCTGCGCAGCCGTCCGTGGTCGTGCGCATCAACGACCGGGGGCCGTTCAAAGACGGGCGCATCATCGACCTTTCGAAGGCGGCCGCCGGGCGCCTCAACATGCTTCGCGACGGGCTCGCGGAGGTGCGGCTGGAGATCGTCTCGTACCCGTCAGGTCCCGCCTCCACGACCGCCGGGCCGTCAGGGGAGGAGCCGTCGGGGCCGGAATCGTCAAGCGCCGGGTGGTAG